DNA from Podarcis muralis chromosome 13, rPodMur119.hap1.1, whole genome shotgun sequence:
cccaacctgggCACCAGGGTCTCACCCTGACACATCACATTAAGGGGGTCCAGAGATGGGTTACCAGGGTTCACAGCCACGTAGCAAAGCGCAGTTGTACAGCAAGTCGACAGGGGCACCCCCAAATTGGTACCCCCTGAATCCTGTGCTCCCCTCTAAAATCCAGTAGGGGAGCTGGGTACAGTCCCAAATCATCTCCTGGTGAAGCAGAGACCTGGAACAAAAAGAAATCCTATGAGAATTACAGACGCAAATACTCAGGAGTCCTGTCTACAAATCACACACGATGCAGCAACATTTAAATGGCTTAGCTGCAGCGGGgaaaccaaaaaaccccaaaatcatCCACatagcaaacacacacatttctgaaatTTGTAATAGCAAAAATGTCTACCTAACAAGTCTTGATAGTGCCTCACAACTGGatgctgtatatgtgtgtatatgtgtaagtATTTGCAGGCAATGATCAGGCAACATAAAACTTCTCTGGCTACATACACATGCAAAGTTCAGATAAAACTCTCTCTCCAGGTTCCTTCACATGTGCGTTTCATAACTTAAGCAGCTTGCAGCAAGGATCTGCTCCACCCCGTTGGACATCCCCAGTCCATTCACGGAACTGTAGGTACCTGGAAGTGGAATCTCCACCAAGGGGATGTCACAAGGTAACTGGTAGTGGGAACAAGCCACTACAGAATCAGTGCGTTCAACACCAATCATGTGAGTAACTTGGGCCAACGTATTTCTGCCCCACAGATGGCCTTCCCAAGGTCAGGCAGCTTTACTAAAACCACCTTTTGACCCGCAGTGCTGTTTGACTTACCAGTGGTCCGAACAGCCCCTCAGGGCCCCTGGTAGCCAGGCTGGAATCGTGCCGTCTCCTCAAATATCAGCTCTTTCAGCTTCTCTTTGGGCAGGTCATCCAGCTCCATGTCAAAGGTGAAAGGCTCCTCGGCCACCGGCTAAGCGTGGAGCAAAGGGAGAGATGTAAAAATCCAGGAATCCTGGTCCCCAAACTCCTTCGTTTCCCAAGTCCGCCCATCCTAGCCCACTGTACTCCCGCCTTCTCGTTCCTCGCCCTGCGCTCCCAAATCCCCTCGAACGGTAGTCAAACCCCAAGAACCAAAGCGTCCAGCACCTCATCTGAGGGGTCGTAGTACTGCTCTAGGTAAGGGTGGGCAAGGGACTCCTCCACCGTGATGCGCTTATTAGGGTTAAAGGTCAACATTTTGTCCAACAGGTCCAGAGCTGAAAaagggaaaggagggtgggggaaatagGATGCAGTATCAGCAGCCAGACAGCAGATGGCAACAGGAAGAAAacgcgcacacaaacacacacaaaattgtgcCAGCAAATAGTTGCAGGGCTGGAATCTGGCCACAGGTGGCAGCAGAGAGCAATGAAGGGTGGCTGGCATCGCTGACAGCATCCCATAGCAAGATTCCTCCTGGATCTGGACGAgggctcatctagcccagcatcccgtTTCCAATGACGGCCAGGTAGAtgctttcatgccctgcttgtgcaGCAACAGCTCTCTCCATTTTGTGCCTATTCACAGGTGTATTTGTTTTCAAAGTGGACGTTCCTTTTCTCCGTTGTGAATATGGGCGGCTGCCGACATCACAATTGCGCCATGCAAATGCGTTTACCCCCTTTGAATGCGATCTGTGCTGGTGGCCACCAGCCCCACaggctttgctctttcctcctagGGAAGATGCTTCACCGCACTTGACCACATTGGCTGTTCACTTCTGTACCTTCTCCCGGTCTGCACTACCCTACTTGGTCTGGGCGTGGTCCAGAATCACACTCCTCTAGCTCAGGCATTGCTACAGGTTTACAGAGAGGCACCAGAGTGTTATTCTCAACCCCTTTCCAATTAATTCAACATTTGAGTGAAATCCAAGCGCCTTTGTTCGCAGCAATGATACACTGAGTTGATGTTTTCAGTGAGCTGCTCACCATAACCTCAGAATCTCTCTTATGCACTTAATAACTGGCTTTCATAATGATTTTACCAATTGACAGTAAGTCTTACAGGTGTGGCATTTGCAATTCACCCCTGAATCCTTTCTTTAAAATTGGCCTTACACTGACAAGTTGCACATACTTGTGAAGTTGCTGGGCTTTTAACATCTAAGGTCTTTAAGGACTCTAAGGTAAATGCAATCTGTCCCCAATTGCAATTTGAAACTTATCAATTAGCTCCTAGAAATCTTCACTGTGTATCATCTTGATTTAACGTAGCTCCTTAGTGCTCTATATTCCAAACACTGTCATAGAGGAGAGCTCTCACACACCATACACCGTCCTCAACAGGGACAATTCATTTAGCTTCTCAGCTATCACCTGTCCTCCTTCCAACAGTCTTTTCACACTTTTGTATTCTAAGAACATCCAAATGCCACTCTAGCTGGTCTCTTGCTCTTTAGAAGAAATTGTTTGCTGCCTGTTTTAAGTCTCGAGTTATTTGCTTTTTAACTTAaaggaagtaagtctcactgaacttagTGGGAGTTGCTTCCAAGTGAAACATGCGCTGCATTGGGCTACAACAATTTGACAGATCGTGGCAAGGGAACTTCTCTGAGTTGCAACATTTACCATCAGCCAGCCCCCAACTGCCAAAGAGCAGAAGGAACCACCATAAACAGCTCCAAATACCTttaatgttttatctttttgtggaTGAATTATAATTTGTTTGGGGAACTGTAAGCTGCACAGAGCATAACCATAGTGCAACAATCTCAGTTGCCTTGGCTTCAAGGGGTCTAACATTAGCATCAACACTATGTTTTGTCCACCTTTACTGGTAGCTGACAATTTGATTGGCATTACCTCTGAATGCTAATTAAGAACTTTTATCCTAGCCTCAGTTTTGAGGGCACAGAATGTTATGAACATCCCCTATCAGGGAATGAGTTATTTGAAATCAGATGCTTCTCAGTTGGCCTGCTTTCCTCTAGAAGTCTGCATAAAGCTGCTCTGTGGTGTTTTTTATTTGAAGTCCCAACAATCCACTTTCCTTTGGGATTCAAGTATAGCCTGTCCCATTGCTTTGCCTAGGGCGTGGCTGTGTGTTTATGTTATTAATTAGAAACAAGACCACAGCTCTTATATTGTTAATAGCTGCATCAAAAGGAAATTTCAGGACATGCTAATTTTCATACCCCTTCATGGCAAGAGTGATGAGAGACACAAAAGTCCTGGTCACACTGGGTGGAAATGCAGGTGGCTGGGCAACATTTATATTTGAACAGTGAGGGGGAAACTGCAACCTGCACAGGCTCATGGGAACCTTCTCTTTCAGCAGTCACTGTTGAGCATGAAACAAAAGTGTTTAAAGACTTCTGGCTTAGGTTATATTGGGAAGTATAATTAGGCAAATAGTTGGGAAAACACTGGAATGTGAGAATGGACAACAATGAGCAATGCATGCTGGGACACCGAAGTGGCTGAACACCCTTTGCCTTCTTCCTCCCTTACCTTTGAGATCAGCCTTAGGGAAGAGTTTGGCCCAGGGAACCTTGGGCTTTTGGGGCAGTGACTGGAGATAGTTGCGAGCCTTCATGTTGATGATGCAGTTCAAGTCATCTTGAGACGGGGAACCCAGAATACCTGTAGAGATGGCAGATAGAACTTTGTTGGATATATTGGACAGGGAAAATAGTTTTCAAGttctgtaacaaacaaacaaggcctCGGGCACTGAAAAGAGACCAAGAAGGAGGCAGAGTTGGCCATTCAATGGCGAGTGCAAAAAACCCTCTCCCCTCCAATACCAAATGCTTTACTCCCTGATATTTTCCCCTTACCCAGGATGTGGTTCAGCTGGTCCAGGTAGTGCTTGCCAGGAAAGATGGGTCGGTTTGACAGCATCTCAGCCAGGATGCAGCCCACAGACCATATGTCAATAGACTTGGTGTAGCCCTGTGAAGGGGGTAAAAGACATGGAAAGAGAACCAGGTTCTGGGCTTCCCTGCCGTGCATAACCAGCCCACGGTTCATGAAGAGGCTGCTTTCTCCTTGCACAGTGACTATCTGGCAGGATGAAAACTAGGGTTCCTTTCTTTATGAGGCATTGAAAGCCTGAAACTATGGCCCCAGCAAAAGTACAGGATTCAGAAAGACATCTCTCTTTCCCCAGATTTTCAGAAAAAATAAATACCCATATGGTGGGTGTGAGCTACGTGTTATTAAATTAAGAAAATGTCTTCATGTTGCTTTCATGGCTatgttaatcccccccccccaagaagtcgAGAGACTTCGCTTCCAACTGAACTTTGTACCGCTAGTCTTCACTCCGACTATCTTACCTTGGAATTAAGCATGATTTCAGGGGCTCGATACCAGCGAGTAGCGACGTACTCCGTCAAGAAACCTGTGTGGTCATGGTCTGGGTCTGCAATCCGAGCCAGGCCAAAGTCACAGATCTGTGAGAAGAGAGAGATGGGATGGGCATGAGTAGCAAACCCAGGGTGAGCAGAAATCTAAGGTTGCAAAATGCAgaggggggcggggtggggaagctggtgtcagctggagagggaaggaaagagtctAGCAAAAGTTGCTGAATGCCACCTTCAGGTCACACGTGGTGTTGATGAGAAGGTTGCTGGGCTTCAGGTCCCGATGAAGCACATTGGCAGAATGGATGTATTTCAGCCCTCGGAGAATCTGGTAGAGAAAGTAGCAGATGTGGTCATTGCTGAGCTGCTGGGTCTTCAGCAGCTTATAGAGATCGGTTTCCATCAAATCCTGAACTATATATCTGCAGAGGGAGAAATGGTGCCCCCTCCAGGAAAGAGGGAGCAAGAGCAACAGTCAAGAAAAACAACTTTAATAGTAGTACTGTACGTAAAGGAgcatctgggggggggagggggaaccataAAGTGCACACAAAGTGCTG
Protein-coding regions in this window:
- the MAPK3 gene encoding mitogen-activated protein kinase 3, coding for MAAAAATAAPGGAGVVPGPGAPKLGVETVKGQVFDVGPRYTDLQYIGEGAYGMVCSAYDHVNKIRAAIKKISPFEHQTYCQRTLREIKILLRFKHENVIGINDILRAPTIDQMRDVYIVQDLMETDLYKLLKTQQLSNDHICYFLYQILRGLKYIHSANVLHRDLKPSNLLINTTCDLKICDFGLARIADPDHDHTGFLTEYVATRWYRAPEIMLNSKGYTKSIDIWSVGCILAEMLSNRPIFPGKHYLDQLNHILGILGSPSQDDLNCIINMKARNYLQSLPQKPKVPWAKLFPKADLKALDLLDKMLTFNPNKRITVEESLAHPYLEQYYDPSDEPVAEEPFTFDMELDDLPKEKLKELIFEETARFQPGYQGP